The Medicago truncatula cultivar Jemalong A17 chromosome 4, MtrunA17r5.0-ANR, whole genome shotgun sequence genome includes a region encoding these proteins:
- the LOC11434709 gene encoding immune-associated nucleotide-binding protein 9 — translation MMGGSYVEDDWELASSGSASEVQISANEARTVVLVGRTGNGKSATGNSILGKKVFKSRASSSGVTSSCEMQTAELSDGHIINVIDTPGLFEVSAGSEFIGKEIVKCIDFAKDGIHAILVVLSVRSRFSEEEENALCSLQTLFGSKIFDYMIVVFTGGDVLENDGDTLDDYLRGECPKSLKQILSLCGNRRVLFDNKTWDQKKRSGQVRQLLSFVSLIVSQNGGQPYTHELFAELKKGAMKLDSDQRMVDSLELEGYSEGKISELKKHMKQAYEDQLKHITEMIESKLKEATTTLEKRLEEEQVARLKAEENAKLAQEKSADEIRELRKHLKEAQEELRKRGGQGCAIL, via the exons ATGATGGGGGGAAGCtatgttgaagatgattggGAGTTAGCGTCGTCCGGATCAGCTAGCGAGGTTCAGATTTCAGCTAATGAAGCTCGGACAGTGGTGTTGGTTGGACGTACTGGCAATGGGAAGAGTGCAACTGGTAATAGTATTCTTGGGAAAAAGGTTTTTAAGTCGAGGGCTAGCTCGTCCGGTGTCACTTCCTCTTGTGAAATGCAGACAGCTGAGCTGAGTGATGGACATATTATCAATGTTATCGACACTCCTG GATTATTTGAAGTCTCTGCTGGATCTGAGTTTATTGGGAAAGAAATAGTCAAGTGCATTGACTTTGCCAAGGATGGTATTCATGCCATCCTTGTGGTGTTATCTGTCAGATCACGATTTAgcgaggaagaagaaaatgctctGTGCAGCTTGCAGACATTATTTGGAAGCAAGATTTTTGACTATATGATCGTGGTCTTCACGGGAGGGGATGTATTAGAAAATGATGGAGATACACTCGACGATTATTTACGCGGTGAATGTCCAAAGTCTTTGAAG CAAATCCTCTCTTTGTGTGGGAATCGCCGTGTTCTCTTTGACAACAAGACTTGGGACCAAAAGAAGCGATCTGGGCAAGTTCGACAACTTCTATCGTTTGTAAGCTTGATAGTATCGCAGAATGGTGGGCAACCCTATACACATGAGTTATTTGCAGAACTAAAG AAAGGAGCAATGAAACTAGATAGCGACCAAAGAATGGTTGATTCCTTGGAACTGGAAGGATATTCAGAAGGAAAAATATCAGAGCTTAAAAAGCATATGAAGCAGGCATATGAGGATCAGCTAAAACATATTACTGAGATG ATTGAGTCAAAGTTGAAGGAGGCAACTACAACGCTGGAGAAACGACTGGAAGAAGAGCAAGTTGCAAGATTAAAAGCAGAAGAAAATGCAAAGTTGGCTCAAGAGAAATCAGCCGATGAAATACGAGAACTAAGGAAGCATCTTAAGGAGGCGCAAGAAGAACTCCGCAAGCGAGGTGGTCAGGGTTGTGCTATTCTATGA
- the LOC11420901 gene encoding agamous-like MADS-box protein AGL80, with the protein MVRTKVKLAFIVNDAARKAAYKKRKKSLFKKVVELSTLCGIEACAIVYGPYEPHPEIWPSPEGVQSVLSKFMTMHEFQKCNKKMDHETFMTHRVLKAEEKLMKQRKDNREQEMTLLMTQCLNEGKVVHDNLPTDDLSDLSWLIDHNLKDIGRRLESSSLA; encoded by the coding sequence ATGGTTAGAACTAAGGTTAAACTTGCCTTCATTGTCAACGATGCTGCAAGGAAAGCAGCatacaagaaaaggaagaagagtCTGTTCAAAAAGGTTGTTGAACTTAGCACCCTCTGTGGTATTGAGGCTTGTGCCATAGTGTATGGCCCTTATGAGCCTCATCCTGAGATTTGGCCATCACCAGAAGGTGTCCAATCTGTGCTCTCAAAATTCATGACAATGCATGAGTTCCAGAAGTGCAATAAAAAGATGGACCATGAGACTTTCATGACACATAGGGTTTTGAAGGCTGAAGAGAAATTGatgaaacaaagaaaagatAATAGGGAGCAAGAGATGACATTACTCATGACTCAATGTCTTAATGAAGGTAAAGTTGTGCACGACAATTTGCCAACAGATGATTTGAGTGATCTTTCTTGGTTGATTGACCATAATTTGAAGGACATTGGTAGACGTTTGGAATCATCGAGTTTGGCttga